The DNA region TGATCTCACAATGTCACTCTCAAATCAATCTATAAGTGTTAACTTACCTGTATCAGAAGCCAAAGGAATATTCACAGGATGGACAGGTGGAATCTCTCTCTCATCCACAGAATGAACATCTTCAGAGTCTGACAGTCTTCTAATGTAAATATCAACTTTATTACGACCCTTGTGCTGTATTTGCTCTCTGCTGGCACCTAAAGCAGCTCTGGTTGAGTGAATTAACACATCCGCTGGATCAGAACTGGATGTAGAGTCGTTTAAGTGCGTGTTATTGACCACAGACACACAACAAGGGTCCATTTCCACTTTTAAGACTCAAATAAGTATGTTTTCAGTTGATAATGACAATGTACAGGCCTCAGTAGTTAGTTGTCAAAGGCTTTGGTCATTTTCAAGCGTTTCTAACAGTCTTACCGTGGACATAACGTCAACATAACGAATACCGCAAAGATTTCCAGAGGTAACGTTATCCACAGATGACAAACGTCAATCACTCTGCTGTTGTTGTCAGTTTTGGTTTTAAATTTCCCGCCGCAGGTGATTTTTAAAAGCAACAGGTTGGCTCAGCCTCTCACTAATGTTATTACAGTAAATCCCGACTTTGTTTCGTCGTATTTTAATGTGATATTCAAAGGATGTtttatttcagctcattttagCTGTAAATCCATTTTTTTCCTCAGCGTCGGTTGTTGCTGACAACAAAACTTCACAACCTGTGATCTTGGAAACAACGGCATGATCGcaggatttcaaaataaaagtttgcctTCCCTACCATTTGGTCTCGGAAGTCTTGACACTGCTGCCCCCATTTGGttcttattaaaatatattttgtctgGTAAACATGAGAAATAGATTTTGTTTTTGCGTTTAGTCTTTATCCCTAATTTTTTTGCGCATTAATAAATCTGAGGAAGTTTAGAAGATGCACGCTTATGAATTCTGCCGTAAGACAAGTAATCATATTAAAAcgactgaaaatgtaaaataaaaagaaaacctgttttgcaatattacaattttaatgttAAGATAAGACCCTAATATTAAGCATTGAAATAACAcaaacaaaaattatatataaattatataactaCACTAGATTTTTaatagtctcttttgctcactaagcctgcatttatttgatccaaagtacagcaaaagttgtaatattgtaaaatattttactatttaaaataactgctttctattttaatgtattttaaaatatgacttattcctgtgatttcgaagctgaattttcagcatcattactccagtcacatgatccctcagaaatcattataatgttctgatttgctcctcaaaaaaggtttatttgatgaatagagagttcagaagaacagcatttacctgaaatagaatagatattttgtaacattataaatgtctttatcatcactttcgatcaagttaaagcatccttgctaaataaaagtattaatttctatcatttctgatctttggatctttcgattcatcaaagaatccagacaaaatgtactcaactgttttaaatattgataaaaaaataataaatgtttcttgaacagcaatttAGCTTTGTAATCACACGAATAAATagcataaaatatattaaaatagaaagcagttattttaaatagtaaaatattttacaatattacagcttttgctgtatttcggatcaaataaatgcaggcttggtgagcagaagataattcttcaaaaaacattaaaaatcttactgttcaaaaacttttggactggtagtgttttacataaaaatacaaatttatttatttttgtatttattttattttattttattttttgaattctATTCCTTTTACgcgattttattttgttttacttcaCAAGGACTCTTATTTGTTCCGCTAGTGCCGAATCTGCCGGTGTGAAGCAGCGGATATCTGTTTTCTCACATGTCCTTCACATCCTGAGCTCTGACAGCAAAGGTAGCAGctttaaattttgtttttgtaatgtgCTTTGCTTTATGTTATATTTATTGTccacattatttattataaagcgtaattacagtatttattttgtAAGACATTTTTCGCATATTTAGTGTTAAAAAGGTACATGTGATATAATGCTAAAGGCTAATGTAGCCACTCATCATTACACTGATATCATTTTAAGGCCTCAATAAGAAAAGAACGTGTATTTATTTAGCAGCTTATGCACTGTCAATGAGAAAAAGAAGATTTGCTGGTAAAAAGCTTTTTGTGTGACTAATGTTATTTGATTTAATCCACAGCATCTCACTGTATTATAACTATGGCAGCTCAGGTCGCTGAATCAGACCAGATCAAACAGGTAAGAAGAACCTTAAATAACCATACATATGTATTGCCTATTCATAGTTTTGAAATAAATAACTCTTAAATTGTTCATTTCTGTGTTTTCCAGTTCAAAGAATTCCTTGGAACCTACAATAAACTGACAGAAAACTGCTTCATGGATTGTGTGAAAGATTTCACCACAAGAGAGGTCAAGCCAGAAGAGGTGTgtggttatatgtgaccctggaccacaaaaccggtcataagggtcaatttttttttaaactgaaactCAGACTTGTGCATAAcatacaactatttcaaaatctagaatctgagggtaaaaaaaatattgagaaaatcgcctttaaagttgtccaaatgaagctcttagtaatgcatattacttaaaaaaaattaagttttgatatatttacagtaggaaatttacaaaatatcttcatggaacatgatctttacctaatatcaaagtccctttaaggcaagtcatgtcactctgTGGctatctttgaaacgcctctcgggcaggcaagtgcagctcctatctctttgaatggggaaacatcaaactctccaaaactgttcaccaagcttacgattaaatttcatattttaaatctccaaagaaatccaacaagaactgcctcataaatatggttccttgtgctccaatagcgttaaaaaacgcttatttttccggctaaatgagccagtgcgcatgcgcagtactgagcgcacgtctttgagcgccgattgtttctatagcaaccgggacttctaacggcagctgcagtgacgcgctgactttactaatcaacgattggctctttcactaagaaggcggggcttcgcagccataatgagcgttgcatttttccccattcaaaactaaacgagtgacaagtcttgggtattctatagtctttgctaatatccttatgatttttggcataaaattgttaaaatacaatgtatttttggctactgctacaaatatacccctgctacttaaaggagtagttcactttcagaacagaaatttacaaataatgtactcacccccttgtcatccatgatgttcatgtctttctttcttcagttgtaaagaaattgttttttgaggaaaacatttcaggatttctctccatataatggacttctatggtgcccttgagtttgaacttccaaaaagcagcttcaaagggctctgaacaaTCCCAtacgaggaagaagtgtcttatctaccgaaacgatgttatttttaaaaaacatttataatttatatacttttaatgtCTACACAGAGTAaacacaaagctagacaagacgagcattggAGGTTaggaagtatataaattgtagttttttttttttttttagaaaataaccatcgttttgctagataagacccttctttcctcggctgggatcgtttagagcactttgaagctgcattttggaagttcaaactcgggggcaccatagaagtccattatatggagagaaatcctgaaatgttttcctcaaaaaacataatttccttacgattgaagaaagaaagacatgaacatcttggatgacaagggggtgagtacattctgtaaatttttgttctgaaagtgaactactcctttaagactgtaATAAAGACGAAATTTGATTTCAATGCAACTTTTCTTTCCAGACTTCATGTTCTGAGAGCTGCTTACAGAAGTACCTAAAGATGACGCAGAGGATCTCCATGCGCTTCCAGGAATATCACATCCAGCAGAATGAAGCATTGGCCGCTAAAGCCGGTTTGTTAGGACAGCCACGATAATCAGTTGCCGCTGGATTGAACTCCAGACCGTTACGCCAGGCTCTCTCTATTCCAGCATGGAGCAGGGCCCTCCACACTGGAGCAGCAGAGCAGAGGACGCAGGCACTGCGAATAGTGTGAGGAGTCCTCTAACATCTGCTGGCTCTTCAGATAACTGGATCGTTGGGAATTTTGGTTTCTTGAAGGACAGACACTCTCGTTTTGACCATAATGCTGGTCTTCCGTAAAACACGAAAGATcatgattgtttttattttagcgTGCTACAAAATAAAATACTAGTCAACTCTAATATTCAGTCTTATTCATAATTTAGctattggttagtaatatgcattgctaagagtttcatttggacaactttaaaggcgattttctcaatattttgatttttttgcaccctccagaTACTCAAATAggttagccaaatattgtcatgtcctaacaaaccatacatcaatggaaagcttatttcagctttatactaaatataattttttaaaaatatacgcTCATGAGGTTGTGTTCCAGTGGCACATATGGATTAGAAGACTCATAATTTagctataattttttttaaatgctttaaagaAATCATTCACCCATAAGAAGAAATTtagctgaaaatttactcacttTTAGGCCATTAAGGatgaagatgagtttgtttctttatctaaACAGattgagaaatgtagcattacatgatcctttgcagtgaatgggtgccgtcagaatgagagtccaaacagctgatttaaAACATCTAATCTACACAATTCAAATCTTGTGAAGTTAaaatctgcatgtttgtaataaatcCATCAATGATTTATTTTTACTTTGGGCCAAAATATgactccataatccataataacactttctccagtgaaaaagtcaatcCCTGTTATCTCATATCAAAAATTGattaacatatttgtttagaactgtttttgctCGTAAATGGTGTTTGATCAATGCAAATATTGCCTTCTCATTTAGACGAGATTAACTTTTTGAACTGGAGGaaacatatttatataaatatgtgaccctggaccagaaaaccagccataagtagcATGGGCTTATtagtagaaatagccaaaaatatattgaatgggtcaaaatgatcgatttttcttttatgccaaaaatcattaggatattaagtaaagctcatgttccattaagatattttgttaattttatacagtaaatatatccaaactttattttagatgagtaatatgcattgccaagaacttgatttggacaactttaaaggcaattttctcaaaaccctcagattctagattttcaaatagttgtatctcagccatacatcaatggaaagctagtTTCATTAGCTTTCAAATTTCCAAAAAATTGCctcttatgactggttatgtggtccagggtcacatatggattaGAGAAGTtaaaaacaccttaatgatggaattgtttcttacaaacactcatcttttcacttcacaagatgctaattgatggactggactggagtggtgtggattacttatggattattgtgatgtttctatcagccgtttagactctcattgtgacggcacccattcactgcagaggattcattgctgagcaagtgatgtaatgctacatttctccaaacttGGATGATCTGAGGGTGAGTCAATTTGAGCCGGGTGAACTATTGCTATAACAAGGGTGAGTTTTGCATAGATTTTATTATAAATTCTAGAAAACATGACCTTAAAGTCATTACTCAgcccaaaataaaaaatgatcatATTCCTCGGTTGCTTTTGTGAGTGTTGAAGTGGTTAACGAAGACAAAGAAATATGtagaatatttcaaaactttattaGAAATGAGAAGACCTTTTCTTATTTTACATAAAGATACAATGGCTTTGCTCAGGAACCTAATGCCTTCATTTCTTCATCCAGGAATCTGTAAATAAACCGAAGTCACAGGGAAGCAAGTTTTCACAATTTCATCGCAGTGAATTATTCGATGCCTACAGCATAAAATGTTCAACATAGTCATATGGGTCATCATCATCACTCTAGACAGCTTGGGTTTAGGTTCCTAAGGGGTTGAGTATATACAGTTTAAAGATGTGCTAATGCTTCTACCAACTTGACATAGAAAAGGAAAATTAATATACAAAGATTTAcggtttaaaaaataataaatcatttgtACAGTttgtgtaaaatgtatttttcaaataCATGGTTTTCTATTTACAAAAGGAACAATCAGTAAGAAACCCCTGGGCTTAACGTACTCGCGCGAGAAGAAGCAACTCATTTATTCGATTGGTCGAGAACTCAAAAGGTTTAAATTATAAAGTACCAGAAAATCTCAAATAAACCACAACGGGGGAGGAAAAAGCAGGTCACCGATTTCTGGCGTTCCATCAGGGGAGCTTCGGGCCCGAATGGAGAAACGAGAAGAAAAACGGGGGAAGATGCGGTTTACTGCACAGTAGTTACTCAAATTGTGACGTCACATTCAAAAGGTTCAAGACGACCCAACAGAAATTCTCATATTCTTTCTTTCCCCACCGAGCGAAACCGAATGTGGGACGATTGTGATTCTCATCgtgtaaaaaatacaaaaatgctgtCCACGGactgaataaatatatttaacaagTTGCAAGATAATACCTTTATTTTACACAAAAATTTCAGCTCTAGAAATCTTTCATTAAATAACTTCACGGCTGCGATATATACTTTTTGAAATTTTccatactaaaaataaaaactctgcAATTAcatataaaaagacaaaatacacttgCAAAGGAAATTAGTCCACTGAAAACAGTTTGATCTCGTGTTCCACTGTAAACATTTTCTGTAGGttgcttttttcttttcatttttcattttcttaaaaagaGAGACAACAAAAATAGGTTTTGCATAATTCTCTGTGCTCGCATACTAAGATAGAAGTGGAAGACGCCGGCTGCAGTTTTCAGTAAACTACATTCCCTTTTGCAATTGACTTTGTCCTACTTTTCCAAAATAGGGCACTCTGCTGTAACACATGTACTTTGGCAGTTCTGATGGAACAAGCGCACTACAATTGACCTTTCTTTGAATAACCATGTCCAGCTGGTTAAGGTGACCGTTACCTAGGGATCTGAGAGCATGTTCTGATAGAGGAACGTACAAACTGATTGACTACTGCATCCAAATTCAGTCCCTGCTGCGCAGAAGCAGTAAGAGGAGGTTTCTGTTCAGCGTTTGTGAAAAGTGCCGTCGTATATTCGTTCTGGATGGATAAATCGTCAGCTTTGATTTCGTAGATTACATTCAACCCTCACGTGGAGTCCGTTCCCTGGTGCGACAGCGAGCGAGAGGAGGCAGGATCAGTTTACAAAGTGCAGAAGGTGGGAGTGGCCGATAGGGATCGGAGGAGACGTGGAGGCGGCGGCGGCGGGCAGTCGAGTGCTATTGGCTGCGTGCTCTGGCTCGTCAGTATGCCAGTGCGTCTCCGTGGAGGCAGCGGGATGCTGAGAAGGCAGAGGTGGGGCGGGGCTGGGCGGGCTGTGGGCCTGACATCACCTGCACTCCACGGCCACAGTGTTCTGCGTGGGGGAAGCTGAAGACGGGCTCATGCCCGTGTCGGACGAGCCTGACGATGTGGACGCTGTGGTGTGGGACACTGTAGATCAGAAATCGATACATCAAGGTCAATATATCACAAAATACAGTTATTAATAAGTAGCaatgtaacggtattatcaatatcatgGTATCACAATAGCAAAAATGCTTTgatattagggatgcactgaatgttcggcaaccgaaattattctgccaaaaatagcaaaataagccgaataaaggcagaataaattatactgaacaatGACGTGACACGATCAAACAGAGGTGctcactaatgcagcaaacatgttggcagtgtggaagcatttaaaactgtaaaTACTGTAAAGACGCAAAATTCATTACAAGCactgacagcgagagactgtttagaaccgcATCTCATGTCTTCGCTGAgcagagaaaggggtggttgttgctggttactgtacgATGACTAAAATCACGAAATGGCCTTAaatcattagtaaataaactacagaacgttacgttgtctaatacacgcacaaactgtatttattctgacagcgctgcacgagcttgttagccagggttcaaagtacAAAGCGCGAGGGAAATCTGCGGTGAAAACAGAATATGATGATCagtcataaatctgctgctgtcagcaaaaagtagtactgaggtcttcttgtgggtttccgacaaaataaaagtcaacattcataaatgttagcattgtaattttactgttgttctgtaaaataaaataaaaaaagtaacacaaaaacaatgataatcattacaacagctctattaatacattctcctttgctcagcaaggctgcattaatttgtacattaaaaacacatataTGGCTTATTTGGTTTGTTTTCACTGTGCAAATGTTTCAAAG from Garra rufa chromosome 21, GarRuf1.0, whole genome shotgun sequence includes:
- the timm9 gene encoding mitochondrial import inner membrane translocase subunit Tim9, with protein sequence MAAQVAESDQIKQFKEFLGTYNKLTENCFMDCVKDFTTREVKPEETSCSESCLQKYLKMTQRISMRFQEYHIQQNEALAAKAGLLGQPR